A DNA window from Jaculus jaculus isolate mJacJac1 chromosome 1, mJacJac1.mat.Y.cur, whole genome shotgun sequence contains the following coding sequences:
- the Mfsd13a gene encoding transmembrane protein 180 isoform X2 produces the protein MGLARPQAWLSGLPTAMVYGSLALFTTILHNVFLLYYVDTFVSVYKINKISFWVGETVFLLWNSFNDPLFGWLSDRHFLSSRPRAAGSLSVFASYAFWNKEDFSSFRAFCVALAAGSGLGFLGATQLLRRRVEATRKDSGCSALAMDGGLNGKELLVGAEEVGSITLGQYLRQLARHQNFLWFVGMDLVQVFHCHFNSNFFPLFLEHLLSDHISRSTGSFLLGISYVAPHLNNLYFLPLCRRWGVYAVVRALFLLKLGLSLLMLLAGPEHPGLLCIFIASNRVFTEGTCKLLTLVVTDLVDEDLVLNHRQQAASALLFGMVALVTKPGQTFAPLLGTWLLCFYTGHDLFQQPTVTPVGSTQPWPEPPAPAPAQAPMLRQGCFYLLVLVPITCALLQLFTWSQFTLHGRRLHMVKAQRQNLAQAQTLDIKTV, from the exons ATGGGGCTGGCCCGGCCCCAGGCCTGGCTGTCGGGCCTGCCCACAGCCATGGTCTATGGCTCACTGGCTCTCTTCACCACCATCCTGCACAATGTGTTCCTGCTCTACTATGTGGACACCTTTGTCTCGGTGTATAAGATCAACAAAATTTCTTTCTGGGTTGGCGAG ACGGTGTTTCTCCTCTGGAACAGCTTCAATGATCCCCTGTTCGGCTGGCTCAGTGACCGCCATTTCCTCAGCTCCCGGCCCCG TGCGGCTGGCTCCCTGTCCGTCTTTGCCTCCTATGCCTTTTGGAACAAGGAAGACTTCTCTTCCTTCCGTGCCTTCTGTGTGGCACTGGCTGCTGGCTCTGGGCTGGGCTTTCTGGGGGCCACACAACTGCTGAGGCGGCGGGTTGAGGCGACCAGAAAGGACTCAGGGTGTTCAGCCTTGGCCATGGATGGCGG CTTGAATGGCAAGGAGCTGCTGGTGGGCGCTGAGGAAGTGGGCAGCATCACCTTGGGCCAGTACCTCCGGCAGCTGGCACGCCATCAAAACTTCTTGTGGTTCGTGGGCATGGACCTGGTGCAG GTATTTCACTGCCACTTCAACAGcaatttcttccccctcttcctggAGCACCTGTTGTCTGACCACATCTCCCGCTCCACTGGCTCCTTTTTGTTGG GCATCTCCTATGTTGCTCCTCATCTCAACAACCTCTACTTCCTGCCCCTGTGCCGGCGCTGGGGCGTCTATGCTGTGGTTCGGGCACTCTTCCTGCTCAAGCTAGGCCTTAGCCTGCTCATGCTGTTGGCTGGTCCAGAGCACCCTGGCCTGCTCTGCATCTTCATTGCCAG TAACCGTGTCTTCACTGAGGGTACCTGTAAGCTGCTGACCCTGGTGGTTACAGACTTGGTGGATGAGGACCTGGTGCTAAACCACCGCCAACAGGCAGCCTCAGCACTTCTCTTTGGCATGGTAGCCCTGGTGACCAAACCAGGCCAGACCTTTGCTCCGCTCCTGGGCACGTGGCTGCTCTGCTTCTACACAG GTCATGACCTTTTCCAGCAGCCTACAGTGACTCCTGTGGGGAGTACCCAGCCATGGCCAGAGCCACCGGCCCCAGCCCCAGCACAGGCACCAATGCTCCGCCAGGGCTGCTTCTACCTGCTGGTGCTGGTGCCCATCACCTGTGCACTGCTGCAGCTCTTCACCTGGTCGCAGTTCACGCTGCATGGGAGACGGCTGCACATGGTCAAGGCCCAGCGGCAGAACCTAGCACAGGCTCAAACGCTTGACATTAAGACGGTGTGA
- the Mfsd13a gene encoding transmembrane protein 180 isoform X1, with amino-acid sequence MGLARPQAWLSGLPTAMVYGSLALFTTILHNVFLLYYVDTFVSVYKINKISFWVGETVFLLWNSFNDPLFGWLSDRHFLSSRPRTGTGLSSRAVVLTRVQALGWHGPLLALSFLAFWVPWAPAGLQFLLCLCLYDGFLTLVDLHHHALLADLALSAHGRTHLNFYCSLFSAAGSLSVFASYAFWNKEDFSSFRAFCVALAAGSGLGFLGATQLLRRRVEATRKDSGCSALAMDGGLNGKELLVGAEEVGSITLGQYLRQLARHQNFLWFVGMDLVQVFHCHFNSNFFPLFLEHLLSDHISRSTGSFLLGISYVAPHLNNLYFLPLCRRWGVYAVVRALFLLKLGLSLLMLLAGPEHPGLLCIFIASNRVFTEGTCKLLTLVVTDLVDEDLVLNHRQQAASALLFGMVALVTKPGQTFAPLLGTWLLCFYTGHDLFQQPTVTPVGSTQPWPEPPAPAPAQAPMLRQGCFYLLVLVPITCALLQLFTWSQFTLHGRRLHMVKAQRQNLAQAQTLDIKTV; translated from the exons ATGGGGCTGGCCCGGCCCCAGGCCTGGCTGTCGGGCCTGCCCACAGCCATGGTCTATGGCTCACTGGCTCTCTTCACCACCATCCTGCACAATGTGTTCCTGCTCTACTATGTGGACACCTTTGTCTCGGTGTATAAGATCAACAAAATTTCTTTCTGGGTTGGCGAG ACGGTGTTTCTCCTCTGGAACAGCTTCAATGATCCCCTGTTCGGCTGGCTCAGTGACCGCCATTTCCTCAGCTCCCGGCCCCG AACAGGCACTGGGCTCTCCTCGAGGGCTGTGGTGCTGACACGGGTGCAGGCGCTAGGCTGGCATGGGCCACTGTTGGCACTGTCGTTCCTGGCATTCTGGGTACCCTGGGCTCCAGCTGGCCTGCAGTTCTTGCTGTGCTTGTGCCTTTATGATGGCTTCCTGACCCTCGTGGACCTCCATCATCATGCCTTGCTGGCCGACCTGGCCCTGTCAGCCCATGGCCGCACCCATCTCAACTTCTACTGCTCCCTCTTCAGTGCGGCTGGCTCCCTGTCCGTCTTTGCCTCCTATGCCTTTTGGAACAAGGAAGACTTCTCTTCCTTCCGTGCCTTCTGTGTGGCACTGGCTGCTGGCTCTGGGCTGGGCTTTCTGGGGGCCACACAACTGCTGAGGCGGCGGGTTGAGGCGACCAGAAAGGACTCAGGGTGTTCAGCCTTGGCCATGGATGGCGG CTTGAATGGCAAGGAGCTGCTGGTGGGCGCTGAGGAAGTGGGCAGCATCACCTTGGGCCAGTACCTCCGGCAGCTGGCACGCCATCAAAACTTCTTGTGGTTCGTGGGCATGGACCTGGTGCAG GTATTTCACTGCCACTTCAACAGcaatttcttccccctcttcctggAGCACCTGTTGTCTGACCACATCTCCCGCTCCACTGGCTCCTTTTTGTTGG GCATCTCCTATGTTGCTCCTCATCTCAACAACCTCTACTTCCTGCCCCTGTGCCGGCGCTGGGGCGTCTATGCTGTGGTTCGGGCACTCTTCCTGCTCAAGCTAGGCCTTAGCCTGCTCATGCTGTTGGCTGGTCCAGAGCACCCTGGCCTGCTCTGCATCTTCATTGCCAG TAACCGTGTCTTCACTGAGGGTACCTGTAAGCTGCTGACCCTGGTGGTTACAGACTTGGTGGATGAGGACCTGGTGCTAAACCACCGCCAACAGGCAGCCTCAGCACTTCTCTTTGGCATGGTAGCCCTGGTGACCAAACCAGGCCAGACCTTTGCTCCGCTCCTGGGCACGTGGCTGCTCTGCTTCTACACAG GTCATGACCTTTTCCAGCAGCCTACAGTGACTCCTGTGGGGAGTACCCAGCCATGGCCAGAGCCACCGGCCCCAGCCCCAGCACAGGCACCAATGCTCCGCCAGGGCTGCTTCTACCTGCTGGTGCTGGTGCCCATCACCTGTGCACTGCTGCAGCTCTTCACCTGGTCGCAGTTCACGCTGCATGGGAGACGGCTGCACATGGTCAAGGCCCAGCGGCAGAACCTAGCACAGGCTCAAACGCTTGACATTAAGACGGTGTGA